The Verrucomicrobiota bacterium genomic interval TTGGGCGGAACCGCCCACCATGAAACGTTTGTTCGCCCACCTTGGGCATGAGGACAAGGACCGGCTCCTCGACTCACTGGGCGTGGACGTGCGGCATCTTGAAGCTCCCACGCCAACGGAGCGCGCTCTGGGTAACGGCGTGTTTCAAAATTACTGGGGTGAACGTTACATCTATAACCAGACTCCGTGGGGACCAATGCGGGAAGATACCCGGGGTACATTGGCAGATGCCCGCAGTCTTGCGGAACTGGAAGCGTTCGACTGGCCAACGCCGGATTGCCTCGACCGCTCGCGCCTCAAAGAACAGTGCCAACGCTATGAGCAACATGCGTTGCTCTACGGTTTCGCCGACATTTGGCAGCGCCCGGCGTTGGTGCGCGGTTGGGAAGACATGTTTCTGGACATGGCGGAGCGTCCGGAATGGGTTCATTTCCTCGGGCGCAAGTTCACCGATTTTTACCTGGAGGATTATACGCGCGCCGCCGAGATTACCGGTGGACGCATAGACCTTTACCTCGTCATCAGCGACTTGGGAACCCAATACGGGCCAATGATCTCGTCTGCCATGTTCCGGCAGTTTATTGCGCCCTACTTGAAAGAGATAGTGGACCGCATCCACCACTTGGGCGGACGGGCCATGTTCCATAGCTGTGGTACGGTGCGGATGTTTATTCCTGATCTCATCCAGTTGGGGGTGGATGTGCTGGACCCCATCCAGCCCACCGGCCCGGAAATGCAACCGGAGGGCCTAAAACGCGATTTCGGCGACCGTTTGACGTTTCACGGCGGGATGGATATGCAACATCTTCTGCCGCACGGCACTCCAGCACAAGTCGAAGCCGAGGCGCGCCATTACTGTGAAACACTAGGGTCCGGTGGCGGGTATATCCTCGGTCCGGCACACCTCTTCCAACCCGATGTGCCACCCGAGAATATTCTGGCGGTGTATCGTGGTGCGGCATAGTGAGGCAACTGATTCTTGCTAACCAATCGTCACTCA includes:
- a CDS encoding uroporphyrinogen decarboxylase family protein, which produces MITSRERVLAALRHEQPDRTPRDFWAEPPTMKRLFAHLGHEDKDRLLDSLGVDVRHLEAPTPTERALGNGVFQNYWGERYIYNQTPWGPMREDTRGTLADARSLAELEAFDWPTPDCLDRSRLKEQCQRYEQHALLYGFADIWQRPALVRGWEDMFLDMAERPEWVHFLGRKFTDFYLEDYTRAAEITGGRIDLYLVISDLGTQYGPMISSAMFRQFIAPYLKEIVDRIHHLGGRAMFHSCGTVRMFIPDLIQLGVDVLDPIQPTGPEMQPEGLKRDFGDRLTFHGGMDMQHLLPHGTPAQVEAEARHYCETLGSGGGYILGPAHLFQPDVPPENILAVYRGAA